A window of Drosophila santomea strain STO CAGO 1482 chromosome X, Prin_Dsan_1.1, whole genome shotgun sequence genomic DNA:
tatacataggTAAGTGTGTCTgtagtatatatgtacaagttGCGTGCCGTCGCTCGTTGTTGCTTCTGCTTGTAGTCAGTAGATAAACACAAAGGACAAATACAAACTTAACTCATAAAGTAAAATagtaataaacaaaaatgtacaaagcAAGATaaaggaaatcaaaaataGGGAAAACTTTTGGCTTAACTTTAGGATAGTTTTGGATGATTAGtttagtatatatgtatatatagcaCTACTGtatagcaaaatatataactgATCTCCACCAGGGAAAATAGAACCGCTCCAATCGTTGGCGTCATCTGTTTTcttgtccgtttgtctgtttgtctgtaGATTTGTTAAGTTCTATGTgtgtatgcatatgtatgttaagATAATAGCTTTATAATACGACAAATCGGACCGATCGCCGATTGATCCAATCTTTACTTGAAGTCATCCGATTCGAGTATCTCAAAATCGCTTTCGTCCGACGAATCCAAGGCGGTGACAATGCGCTGCTGGTCGCGATCTCGACTTGCATCTGTTTCATCACCGACGGGACCGGCTGCGGCAGCTCCACCTGCTCCCCATTGCACCAGGCCGGACACAAGGCTGGGCAGCAGCTTCCCGCTGTTGGCCAGCAACGCCTGAGCCTGGGTTTTCACGGCCAGGGCCACAAGCTCGCCGGCGGGATCCGGTACGGCGGCTATCTGACGCAACTGAGGATTGCGACTGGCATCTACGGTGGTGTGATCGGGGAACTGCAGCCCCTTGGACAGGCTTTCCTccgacgaggaggaggtggtggacaGCGACGAGTCGCGCTTGAAGTGGCCTTTTCGGAAGTTCATATCCTCGCTCTCCTTGGCcagttgctgatgctgctgcggttTCTCCTGCCTCTTCGCCGCTAGTGGGGCTAGTTCATCGTCCTCGTCGGTGGAGTGCTCATCAATCTCGGGTATAACATCCGGGATGAGGAGCTCCGACGGTATGTCGTCGCTGCGCTCGTCATCATCCTCGTCATTCGCTTCGGTGGGCGAACTGATGGTGGCCACATCGCTAGCCCGCTCCAGCACGAACAGATTCGACTCGTTCACGTCCGGCAGGAACTCATCCTCTGCCTCGGCTTCCATGTTGTTGTAGTTCAGCTTCTCCGACCACTGGAAGTCTGCGGAACAAACAcacttttaatttacaaaCTATTGTGATACtcgaaaataatattatattgttatatttgaAATCATGCCGCAATGAGGATGCCGCATTTGGTTGAAGTGCATTTTGGCTGAAGTGAGAAGTAGATTACTTTGAATTCAAAAAAAACGAAGTGGTAATacaaaattgccaaaaatcaTTCAAACAAAATTGCCTAGATCGATACCAATTATTTTCGACAACACAATGGCATTCTGAATTAAAATTGGCATTCTGAGGATAAGTTTTAACTTTCTATGCAAAACATGACCTTTTCCCCCACTAACACCCACCCACAACATGGCCTCTGGAGGACGACTCACCCCTGTGCTCGATCTTCAGCAGCTTGAAATTGTACTTGGTGGAAACGAGGGCGGAGACGACCAGGATGGTCAGGACCAGCGTGGAGCCGGAGATGAGATGGCCGAGCACTGCGATGGTGCCCAGGCAACCGCTGCTGGCCAAGCAGAACATGCTGGGACTGCTATGGCGCCAGTCGTCGATCCTCTGCAGCCAGGTGTTGATCTTGCCGCGCAGCTCGTCCGTGGGCACAACGCGGAAGCTGCAGCGCGTCCAGTAGATCCAGTAGCCAAGTAGTCCCAGGAATAGCACGCCCAGCGGTCGGACCCTGGAACGATCACAGCGCACGTCTAGTTGGTTGATTTTAAGCGGatatatgatatatttatagctatatttaaataaagtcgAACTACAGGGGACAAAGGCTCGCCAGCTACTGCCAGAGATAGCCCGAAAACTCGATGAAGTCTATTACGTTTGCAAATGTTTAGGGCAATAATTAATAACCGCCAGCGAGTGGCGAAACATGTTCTAGCAGGAAGCAGAAGCGTACCCAGTACCCAGTTCCTCTcccaaaaaagaagcaaaaagcTGGTCAAACCTGGTCGGCCGAGCAGCGTATTTTCGGACATTTCGTTTCCATTAAACGGCAGAACGCTTCTACAGTGCGTATATCGACTTTAAGGCCAAACATCATAGCTCTGTGCGTTATTAttgaaaaatttgttttctgtgtggTATCCCATTGGtttggttttaattaatttgaacaGTCACTTCTGGCATTTCTTGAAATTTAAACCCGTGGAGATTTAAAGTATGTATTTGTAAATCATTATTATTTACCAACATTAAGATGTAAGATTGTATCGTTTGATGcctttatattattattaaataccAAATGGCAAggccatttttatttggattCTCGATTACACTACTGAATCGCACTGCTGCCGCCAACAAGTTGTGCAAAGtgaaaacacaaaacaaacgTTTAGCAAATTCCAGATAGCTGACGAAGGCAACGATCGCCCCATAGATCAGGTTTCCCCTCTGCGGATCTTCAGATTCTGCCTCTCAGCACATCAAGTTATCGAACTATACAACTACGCACCACCCATCCGCCGGAAAGAGGGCCCACTGTAGTGGGCAGCAGTAGTTGGGCTATTGCCTGCCAGCTGACTCATAAATTATTCAAGCGCCGCTCGGTTCTAACTAACAGGAACTCAAAATGAACTCCCAAACTAGGAGGCTATTATTGGTTTCGGTGTTACGATTGGTTGATTTATGGCCCGGGTGCTGTTTATCTGCcatgcactgagaaaaaaaggCTAGCCAACAACGTTATAAAAAGCATCATACAAGCACCACTTTCGAAGTACGAAAATTGGcgatttaaaaagaaaaattgtgTGCAAATGACACCTATGATATTTAGCGTGTATCTTCTTAAAAGGTATTTCAACTCGATTTAAACACTAAATTGTAGATAGGAGACTTATTCAGAGTTTTACTAGGCAAGtgctgctattttttttttcgcagctgtatATGGCTTCTATTAGTTTCAGCTTGCAAAAGAACTTACAACTTAATGTCTCGCATATAACGAACGAAAGAACCATCTTAGCGAATTTTTGCCAGTGTATATCGTATCATTTTCCGCCTGACTCTATtgtgtgcttttgttttcgtttgaCTTTGCTGTGCcctgttgtttgtttgcttgtctTTTATTTGCCAGCCCTACAAAACGCGGACGGCTTGTTTTCCTCTTAAAAAGCGTCTAATTAATTATCTCGCTGTTTCGCTGCTAATTCGCACTTTGGATTGATGTTGATGGGAGGGCGGTGCGTGGGGACGTTGGCGGCCAGTTTTGGAGTGGTCAGCGCTTTTTTTCGGCTCGGACGCTCCACTGATCTAGTGCATGTGCCGCAGTGGAATGGCATGACACTGATGCCATTGTTGCCTTTCGATCGCTGCCTCAGCGTATTTTTGTTTACTAATTGTGGCTGGGAGCTATTGGGGCACAAGTGGAAAGGCTAAAAAAGCAGAAAGCCACTATGGCGCAATTGTAGCGTTTAGATACGGATGCGGAGAGCGTTACATGGTCGTAAATGTTCTCGCTGGCACAGTGGACACCCGCCCAATGGCACGGTGACAGGGTGATAGGTTTTGCAGCTATGTAGACATACGTTATGAAATACTTAAGCACAGGATTCCCCCCAACAGTTACGGGAAATAGTAACCAATGCAATCTGTGCCAGAGCTCGACTTAATAAAGATAGCCACACTATTTGATGGGATGAATGATGAATCGATCGAATTGGGTTTCCAGAATACAAATGCATCTTGCGAATACATTATCCATCGCATAGAGTTGTATCTACGAAAGGGCTGCGTGCATTCATgctgtgtttttcttttaattctGTTTTGGTTAATTGCGCCACACAGAACGCTTTAAATGGGCGGAGGAGTGGTCGGTGTGCATGGGCATGGAGTGACATTTTAtgtaaaattatacatatatgtatacacatacatacatacacaaatatttatataaagcAAGGACGGCGCGACGGGGGTGAAGGGCGGGGCCTTTCAGTCAGCTAAAACGAAGGTGTAAGCACGTACAAAAGATCGCCGGCATACACACAACAACCTACAACTGAGCCTAAGTCAATAGAACTGATTTAAAATCAGCGAAATTAACGGAAGTTAGTACACTTTTTATCAGTTGAACAAgtgcacaaacaaacaagttttAATATTGCTTAGTCtgataaataatgtaaatgtATATAGTAATCGCTTTTAGTTGCTTTGCACATTAACCAGTTTTGAAATTACAGAAACCTTTATATTTTGGGATTCACTAAACACAGTTCTCAGAAATATCAATTGCAATAGCACCACAATCTGAGATGCCAATTTCAGTAGCTTTTCCAATGCGAGCTCTACGCTTGTGGCCATAGGTGTGTTTGGATGGCATGTGCATGCACATAAGCTTCATTTCGGTGCGCTTTTACATATGTGGAACAATCTTTACGTGTgcgcacatatgtacatattttccgaaaataaaacattgCAACTTTCAGCTCGGAATTGGCCACGCGACGAGGTTCTTTCTTTCCTTCCCACAGCTCCACAACTTGGCTTGTGTCGCCGACCATACGATTTTACACAGtatattttacttattcaCTTTGCTGCGGAGCTTTCTTTCAATGGGAATGAGACTGAAATGGCTGGGAAGAAATTCGGACTCGCTCGAcccaattaaaattaaaatattttagtgcGTAAAGCACTTATAGGCCTTAATGTGaaagcatacatatatccttGCTATTTATAGGGATTACTGGCCTAATTAACACCCGCCGACAATTGTCAACGTTTAACACAAATACTATCGCTATTTATCAAATGTACACACTTGCTTCTCATTTCCAAAAACGGACAAGGAGTCCGAAAGACTACAAATTATATtgtgtttttagtttttgtctaATTTTATCAAATGCCTATGGGTTTGCTTTTAACATGAACGTTAGTActaataattttgtatttgggcaatgaattttaaatgtgTCTATCCAAACGTCATTTTCTGTGGATTTAACTAAATCCAGATGAATATTTATGGCTCGGCTTTATGAATATGGGTTATGATCAAGATTCCCATTTATTGATACATCACCGGGAGTTGAAAACTCACAAAGTTACGTCTTAGTTTTGAAGAATAGCTGGACCAAGAAATGACAACTTTTTGGGTGGATTCATACTTTCGACTTACCATGCCATTAGGATGACTGTGACCACGGCTGCCGCTCCGCAGTGGAGCGTGGACCTCGACGGACGGGGCAGGACTTGAAACATTTTGTGTAAGCGTAGCAGCAAGATAACACTTTGCGAATTGCCTTTGTGGGCTGTGATTTCGAATTTCGGCTCCCGCAGATGGCGGGCTGGTTTCCTTTCCGCTCTGCTATTCTAGGCGACTTCCGGTTATGGTTGGCTGTCAATTTCCGCTTGTTGTCCAGACAATCGCTTTACCGTTAGGCCAGGTTCTAGGTCAGCTGTGCGCATGGGCAGAGTAACGGTTTAGGGTTTAGCTCTCTTTCCTTTTGTCCTTGCCCTCCTCTATTCCTTCTATATGCTTGCTCTTTGTTGAAAATCCGCGACTGCTGcgtagaaaataaaataacaatatttacaATAACTGTTGCATGAGCAATATTTCGGCTACATGGCAATTTaccaaaatgtttttgcctGTTTTGCATGTTTTTCTGGCATTTGAGGGCCTGTCTCACTCACACCAGCGCACTTGTTTTTcgcaaatggaaaacaattaaaaacaaagaaaactgCGTTGTGCAGCATGGAAAAGGTGGCATTGGAATTGCGACTTTTCCATCAGTGATTAACCACTCAATTCGAAATACTTATTTTATCAACTTATTCCGAAGTagcttgtttttctttattatttattcccttgttttgcttttattgtcgccgctgttgttgttatattgttgttgctgtttacTGCTTGGCTCACCGGCTGTGTGCAAGTGAGATGGCACTGCAGCGTGGGAGAGGACGATAGCAAGCATGTGGTAGAGAAACAGAGAGCGGAGCGCTTGGAaattttgtaataataataataacaaaaacgGAGCCAAAAACTAACGCCCAacagagcagcaacaacaactagaGCTATACAAAAACGTATAAAAAGCAAAGTTGTTTGGCCTTCGATGTCTTTTTCAATTGCGTCGCAGaatgatacaaaaaaaaaaaaaacaacaacacaacacactcagcgtgtgtatatacatatacatatgtacccACATAGTGCGAAACTTGgcgcattttgtttttgttttccctgcACTTTTACCGTATTTTTATTAGGGAAAAGGGGGGGGAAAACGGTTAAGGGTAAAAATGACTGGGTATTccacttaaaaaaaacaaagaaaaagcTGATAAAACCtatttttgcacaaaaatAACACCCCTATctcactctcacacacacacacacgactACACGCACTCTTTACACACATTTACAACGTAATTTGGAAGGAAGAAAACTGGAGCAGTCTAAACCGCTAGTAATTCATAATTTCAGTACAACTCAGTTTTCTGCACGTTCTCGGCGAAAACGATTTTCGATCGTTTTGTAACTAgacaacaacacacacattACAAATGCAAGCGAAGTTACGAGCACAGACATATAAAAGCTTTTACAAAATTCGCATACTTTTCGCTTTTACTAGTGGTATCCAAAGAGACTTTCGAAAATATTATGCTGACTCCCGAATTCCAAACAAATTCGATCGcgccacaacaacaaccagtGCAATGGAAAACACATTCAGTGAATGTGACCGCGCGCAGAACGATAGCAAATACCATCCGGCAAAATCAAATACCACAAAATACCACACCAGTTGCAATAACCATCTACTAAACTGTTGAGTTCGATAAGTTGTTTGTCAGCTGTTTCAAATTAGTTGgttaaaaaccaataaaaccaataaaagcaaaacaaaccaaCATAAGCAGCAACAAGGCTGTTCAATATTTTGTTGAATCGATCCACTAAAGTGCTCTGTGCACTTGTCTTCTGAACTtagaaatttttaattttaaactctAATTAGATGAGTTTCGATGAGCAATTATGATAATTCGCTAGAGTAAAAACTTTTATGTCGTTAGTTTGCTGTTGAGTTCAAGGATTCAACTCATTTCAAATGAGCAGCGTATAAAATATGTTGTGCCTTAATAATATTTGGAAATCGCAGAAGATATTAACTTTCACTGAAGCTTACGAAATAAACTACTTAAGTTAGAAATTCAATAACTTTGGAAATACCCCATGTATTCCAAAACACAAATCTAAATTTCTAAAACTGTTTGCTACTTAAAACTCTGTGAATTTGTTAAATCTTTACTAGAAACGCGACTTTCAAATGTGGAAGTGACAGCATGATATCGATAACTGGTGTCATGGTTGCACGGACTTCGTGTGAGTTTTGAATCGCCATTTGAAATTATATGTATTTCCCTGCATTAAATGCTTTCCAACTGGCTCTAAAAAGAAAGTGCGATTTTcgaaacaaaaattacaacCAAATTACAATGCTTTCACGATTTGGGgcttaattttattaatgtaaTGTGCTCTCTTTAGAGGTTTCCCAATTTTTGGCGGGAAGTCAAGGGCTCTAGAGTGCCATCGTCATCTCTAATGGCAACTGAAACATAGCAGACACTGAACGAAttttaacaaaacaaatagGTTTAGCTGCCCCTTGAGAAAGCTTCCCGACATTTAGACATCCCAACGAAAATTCCCAGTAGCAAAACACCAATGGATGCGACGTGGTAAGTGGACCATTGATCACGGTTGTTTACGGGCTTTTAATTGCTGCTTTTTCCCATTCTGGTGGCTTCTCCATTTAAGCAGGGCaatggagcagctgctggctGCAGTTGAGCTGAATCGTAGCCAGAGCGAGGCCACCACATCAACGGCCACGACAACCATATCGATCTGGAGCGCCCCCTCGCAAGGCAGTGGCTCCAGTTCTATGGACCCTGTCTCCTTTCGGTTCCGCTTGGACGGGCAGCCCATATTGCCACCGCTGGTGATTTAAATGTTCGGCCGGGGAGTGGCTGTAACTCAGTGTACTCAGGCGTAACCCTCTTGCTTTGTTTCAGATGACGAGCGCTAAGAGACGCGAGGTGCAGCTGGCCCGCCAGATGGCGGAAAACCTGGAGGAGCAGTACCGCCTGACCAGACACTCGGCGGGATCCGACATGGCCAGTCGGAGAAGTCTGTCGCAGCTGCAGCAGACAGAGACCCTCATCTATGACAGCACACGGGGGCAGGCTCGGCCGCAGACTCTGGTCTTGGGCATACAGCTGCCCACCATACACGTGGATCCTCCCACGCCTCAGCCGCTTGTGGAGCCAGTAGGCAACACTTCCCCAAGACGACATAATCGCATTACCGATCGTATCCTGCAGTTCGAGCAGTCGGGTCTGGGTAAGCTGCTGCCCAAAGTTCCAGACAAGAGGATCTTGCGCACAAGTCCTGCGTTAGCCGAAGACCAGCGAATGCAGCATCAGGATACAAGGTCAAACAAGGTCGGAGGTCCAACCGCAGAACCAGCTAGTTTTCAGCGCTCGAGAAGTTTCACCCTGGAGGAGCCCTCCCAGGTTCTCGTAGAGCACATGCAGAGGGAGGCCCTGGCTCTGAAGCCCAGCCAGAGTTTGGCCAACTTCCAGAGGCAGACAATCGAGTCTCAGGCCAAGCGGGTGAACCGTAGTGCTAgaagcatcagcagcaacaacagcaacaatagtaacaatagcaacaatagCAACTCTAGCCGCACAACGAAGACCATCGTCACTAGCACCACAGCCGCCGGTAGCAGCTGCTCCAGGCGTGATCGAGAGGTGGAGCGTATAATTGAACGGGCAATAGACGAGCACGGCGCTTTGGAAGCCAGTCGGAAGGCAGGAGTGCGTAACTATCTGCGTGGCCATCGGGAGCGGATGAATCAATTGGTCATCCACCAGGAGGAGGAACGTCGTCGCATGCAGGCCCAATTCTATAATCAGCAGCGGCTGCTTATAGAGGAACTGTGTGCTGAAATCGATGTTTCCTCGGGCACCGAAAATCCAGACGGTCTCATGTCGCAAAGCACCAGTACGGGAGACCTGCAGCGTTTCTCACCCGCGCCCACCATGTCCCCCTTTTCATATGCCACGCCGCGCAGCTACCAGGATGTGAATGATTTTCTGCCGATGGCGGAGGACATGTGCCAAATGGCGTCTCCTTCTTCCGTTCGGAAGAGGCTTTTTAGTCCGAAACTAACACAGGACTACGACTCGGAACCGCAGCCACTGGAGGAGGTCAGTGCTCCCAGCACACCGCGATTATTGCCCCTCAGGAACAGCAGCTTAACCAATAGCAAACGAAGTGGCCAAGCTGTCCGCCGACGATCGCAAACTGTTGGCAGTAGTCCCCGGAAAACGACCCCCCCTGCAGACCACGTGGTGATGAAATCACCAGCGAAGCCTGATGGTGGAGCAGGACGACCGAAGAGTTCCCCGGTGAAAAATAGCTCCACTATAGCGAAAAGGGGAAGCCCACAACCAAAAAGAGCTTCACCAAAAAGCGTCTCACCGCCCAAGCGACAGGGCAATGTAAGTGTTTCAAGCGAACTTAAGCgatatttcatttgctttcTGAATCATAAAGTTTTGATGTTTGCCATACTAATTTAGCAGAAACTCTTGTTGGAATTTCTCTTTAAATCCATTTTACATTATGTTTTAACGACCtgatttcaatttcgttttacatatttatttcacTAAAGCATTAACAAaagcattttcttttttagaCATGGCCAGGAAATGCTTTCTAGtgtttacattttcaattGATAATACTCTAACAgctaaatttgtattttaatcCCATATAAAGTGAAAACCTTGACCGTGTTATCTTTAATATCTATGTCCTGTACTCCATTCCATTATTTCCTCTTGCCCAACATAAACAGCGCAAGAAGCCCTAACAAACCAGGTGGTCAGTTATCAGAGTGCCTTAACAAAGACTGCGAGGAAATTGAGGGACCAAACCTCCAGCACCAGTAGCTAACCGAATTACTAACCCACTCAGCAAGTGCCTTCGTTCCCTGTTTAATTTCGCCTCTGATCCCCGCCAGAAACACGTCGACCTGGAGCAGGAAGAGCGCCAGTGGGCGGCCACACGTATAAATGCAGCTGTACGAGGATTCTTGGTCCGCCGGCTTTTTGCAACCGAGCAAGTGCAGCGAATTGTCCAAACCATCAGGGACACCCTGATCTTCGTGTTGAACCTACACCTGGAAACTTGTGGACATGGCCTGGATGCAGAGGAGCCTGCAAACTTGCGCCTCAAGGCGCGCCTGCTTCAACAGGTGGGTAGCTGGCTCGTCCAGTTGTAAAAGTTGTAAAAGACGACGGAATTTGTGCTTCAGGATTGGGTTATATGAAAGCTAGAAATGTACCTGACTACTCTTTcccttattttctttaactcTTTTTGCGAACAGCTCTGCTCCGCCAGTCGCACCCTGCACCTGATCTTCTTCCAGACCAGCATAAAGGACCGCATGGAAATCATCGCCCGGGATCGCAAGCGGATCAAGACCAAACTGCTCCTCAAACATCGCTGATCCGactcggaatcggaattggcACATCTTAACTTTATTTAGGTATTCCTCTTCCCCTTTCTCACCAAACATCtacgtttttattatttttatttaatatcatattgtaaaatatttatatttgagctgaaatggaaaattaaatgaaaggAAATACATATATCGAAATACTAAGAGTCGGGGCGGGCGGTGAAgactttttatttaaattcaagagGTATAGTCACTAGATATAACTATTCACTAGATAAAAAGTTTACTCCCTCGATTGATAAGCAATGGTAACAACAAAACATAGCAGTTACTATCTTGAGAAGCTAAATGTTCCTAAGGCAACTAAGGTTCCAATAGTTTTAGTCAGAAGTTTAGTATACTGTTTAATAGTGTTTAAGATACATCCATTTTTGTTGAACagctaaaatattatttgtttctAATACctttgatttctttttgattGGCAGAACAGCTGATTGCCAAGCTTTCGAAACGGCGCACAGCTTTGTAGACGAATTCGCCTTGAAAGCTGCGGCGGAATTAGGGATGTCgtgatattaaaaaaatatcgtATAGatgatatttttattatcaaaacaaaatgatgataatatttaaaatatcccaaaaaaatattgatatatataataataatacgttgtgtttatataaatttcataTATAAATGCTACCAGTACTTGGAATAAGGTGATTTTAGGAAAACTCGTTGTGTTATATGTGTGTCATTAGGCTTCGTTCCTCACAGActttacattttgcaaaaacaTCGTAATGCATATTCTAGAAAATATCGATAtcgatatattgatattttgatatattatCAACAACCCTAGGCGGATtgccaaaacaaatgaaagtTTTGAAGCGAGTGGACGTGTGTTGGCTCTGAAAGAAAACAGCAAAGGCAGAAAAAGAATCAAAAGCGAGagaaaactaattttataaCCATTAATTACCATTGAGCACCTAACCCGCCGCAACTGGCCGACTCCCCGTCCACCCTGCCACTCCCCCAGCTGCCCGCGCGCCTTCCCCGCCCAGTTCTATCTTTCAGCCGGCGGCGAATTAAGCACGACTCAccaaattgaaataataataatacgaataATAGAACCAGAGCAAAAACAGATTTCGTAACTCGTAAATCGAAGGACAGAGTGAGAAAAAGAATTGTtaacgaaaataaaagcgCACCCTCTTATTTTTAACACGCGGCAAAGttgcgtgcgtgtgtgtgagagtgaaaaatgtaaaaatcgaaaaaagttTACCAGTGTTGTTgcttgctttttgttttgtttggatAACCCGCACTAACACCAACGCACAGGATAACCATGTCTTACACCGAGTTGGAATCGGGCTACCAGGATATATcccagcagcatcagcagcaaaaTCCGCACCAAAATCAGCCGCAGCAGCGGGTCGGGTTCTACTTGGGATTACAGGATGGCAACGTATGCGCTCCACCGTTTTTACCACTAAAATATGGCCTAACCAACTAAAACGCATAAGTTTTCTTGTTTACATAAGTGCTATATATGCACGTATGTGCATAAATACGCAACATATATAGCATTTGTCTATACTGAAGGTCGCAATAATAGCATCGAGGGGAAATGGTCATGAAATCTTTGAGTTCCTTAACACGGCatcttattttattatatattcagttttacattttatgaGTTATGTAAATCGCAAACCAGTACGGTTAATGCCACGCCATTAcctttcaattaaaaaaacctaaaaaatacCTAATTTAGtcgaatttcatttattatatTGTCCTGACTTTTTAGCACAGactgtttttattaaaaaaaatcaaagtgattttaatttgaatatcattgttttattaaaaagtctTAAAAGTAGGAGAACGTTATGACAAAATATTCAAACCGCGTGCTATTATCAAGCTGACCTCGACTGTAGATTTTTGCATGCGGGAGCTGACCCTGACTTTTCTTGCAGTGGTGgctttttcttttcctcctcctctttCTCTCCCTTCTCCTAAATTCTTGTCATTCCCAACAGCTTCTTCCCAACAGCTGACTGTTCAATGTCAATGCCAAAAGCTTTTGCTCTCCTTTAGACTCTCTCTCTTACTCTTTACTCCTTTTctaatttgtgtgtgtggcctTGGAagaaacatatgtacataatttaCATCTGTTGTGTACCCTTCTGGCGAAAAGATAACCAAACagttaaaaaagaaatgggaaaCAGCATCGATAAATTCggaggcggtgggcgtggcgcacCGGGGGGACGCCGCTGGCTGACGCACGTAAACTCCACTCCGAATCTGGGCGGTGCGTTACGTTCTACACTCGGAAAAACACAGATAATATAAGCAAACGTGCCCGaactgtttaaaaataaagtagaGAAATTACAAAATCTTAGAGAAAAATGAA
This region includes:
- the LOC120456568 gene encoding serine/arginine repetitive matrix protein 1 isoform X2 codes for the protein MDATCRAMEQLLAAVELNRSQSEATTSTATTTISIWSAPSQGSGSSSMDPVSFRFRLDGQPILPPLMTSAKRREVQLARQMAENLEEQYRLTRHSAGSDMASRRSLSQLQQTETLIYDSTRGQARPQTLVLGIQLPTIHVDPPTPQPLVEPVGNTSPRRHNRITDRILQFEQSGLGKLLPKVPDKRILRTSPALAEDQRMQHQDTRSNKVGGPTAEPASFQRSRSFTLEEPSQVLVEHMQREALALKPSQSLANFQRQTIESQAKRVNRSARSISSNNSNNSNNSNNSNSSRTTKTIVTSTTAAGSSCSRRDREVERIIERAIDEHGALEASRKAGVRNYLRGHRERMNQLVIHQEEERRRMQAQFYNQQRLLIEELCAEIDVSSGTENPDGLMSQSTSTGDLQRFSPAPTMSPFSYATPRSYQDVNDFLPMAEDMCQMASPSSVRKRLFSPKLTQDYDSEPQPLEEVSAPSTPRLLPLRNSSLTNSKRSGQAVRRRSQTVGSSPRKTTPPADHVVMKSPAKPDGGAGRPKSSPVKNSSTIAKRGSPQPKRASPKSVSPPKRQGNKHVDLEQEERQWAATRINAAVRGFLVRRLFATEQVQRIVQTIRDTLIFVLNLHLETCGHGLDAEEPANLRLKARLLQQLCSASRTLHLIFFQTSIKDRMEIIARDRKRIKTKLLLKHR
- the LOC120456568 gene encoding serine/arginine repetitive matrix protein 1 isoform X3, translated to MDATWAMEQLLAAVELNRSQSEATTSTATTTISIWSAPSQGSGSSSMDPVSFRFRLDGQPILPPLMTSAKRREVQLARQMAENLEEQYRLTRHSAGSDMASRRSLSQLQQTETLIYDSTRGQARPQTLVLGIQLPTIHVDPPTPQPLVEPVGNTSPRRHNRITDRILQFEQSGLGKLLPKVPDKRILRTSPALAEDQRMQHQDTRSNKVGGPTAEPASFQRSRSFTLEEPSQVLVEHMQREALALKPSQSLANFQRQTIESQAKRVNRSARSISSNNSNNSNNSNNSNSSRTTKTIVTSTTAAGSSCSRRDREVERIIERAIDEHGALEASRKAGVRNYLRGHRERMNQLVIHQEEERRRMQAQFYNQQRLLIEELCAEIDVSSGTENPDGLMSQSTSTGDLQRFSPAPTMSPFSYATPRSYQDVNDFLPMAEDMCQMASPSSVRKRLFSPKLTQDYDSEPQPLEEVSAPSTPRLLPLRNSSLTNSKRSGQAVRRRSQTVGSSPRKTTPPADHVVMKSPAKPDGGAGRPKSSPVKNSSTIAKRGSPQPKRASPKSVSPPKRQGNKHVDLEQEERQWAATRINAAVRGFLVRRLFATEQVQRIVQTIRDTLIFVLNLHLETCGHGLDAEEPANLRLKARLLQQLCSASRTLHLIFFQTSIKDRMEIIARDRKRIKTKLLLKHR
- the LOC120456568 gene encoding serine/arginine repetitive matrix protein 1 isoform X1; its protein translation is MDATWWLLHLSRAMEQLLAAVELNRSQSEATTSTATTTISIWSAPSQGSGSSSMDPVSFRFRLDGQPILPPLMTSAKRREVQLARQMAENLEEQYRLTRHSAGSDMASRRSLSQLQQTETLIYDSTRGQARPQTLVLGIQLPTIHVDPPTPQPLVEPVGNTSPRRHNRITDRILQFEQSGLGKLLPKVPDKRILRTSPALAEDQRMQHQDTRSNKVGGPTAEPASFQRSRSFTLEEPSQVLVEHMQREALALKPSQSLANFQRQTIESQAKRVNRSARSISSNNSNNSNNSNNSNSSRTTKTIVTSTTAAGSSCSRRDREVERIIERAIDEHGALEASRKAGVRNYLRGHRERMNQLVIHQEEERRRMQAQFYNQQRLLIEELCAEIDVSSGTENPDGLMSQSTSTGDLQRFSPAPTMSPFSYATPRSYQDVNDFLPMAEDMCQMASPSSVRKRLFSPKLTQDYDSEPQPLEEVSAPSTPRLLPLRNSSLTNSKRSGQAVRRRSQTVGSSPRKTTPPADHVVMKSPAKPDGGAGRPKSSPVKNSSTIAKRGSPQPKRASPKSVSPPKRQGNKHVDLEQEERQWAATRINAAVRGFLVRRLFATEQVQRIVQTIRDTLIFVLNLHLETCGHGLDAEEPANLRLKARLLQQLCSASRTLHLIFFQTSIKDRMEIIARDRKRIKTKLLLKHR